A window from Moritella yayanosii encodes these proteins:
- a CDS encoding enoyl-CoA hydratase-related protein, with translation MSVIYKLDEKQCAHIILDRVEVHNAFDSTVINQLLQSIRRASDEHAKAIILSSKGKHFSAGADLNWMKSMVNNTVEENIRDSETLAALMYSLNFAPMPTLIVLQGASFGGALGLICCCDIAVASEDAKFCLSEVKLGLIPSVISPYVINAIGQRQARRYFITAETFDATEAKAIGLIHSIADDPLAFVDGLVLKLLNNGPEAIKEAKQLIFDVSGKAIEPELLRDTAERIAYKRVSKEGQDGLNAFLSKSPPSWIHE, from the coding sequence ATGAGTGTTATTTATAAATTAGATGAAAAGCAGTGTGCGCACATTATCTTAGACAGGGTAGAAGTACACAATGCATTTGATAGTACTGTCATCAACCAGTTACTCCAAAGTATTCGTCGAGCCAGTGACGAACATGCCAAGGCCATTATTTTATCCAGTAAAGGCAAACATTTTTCAGCGGGGGCGGATTTAAACTGGATGAAGTCGATGGTAAACAATACTGTTGAAGAAAACATTCGCGATTCAGAAACACTCGCTGCGCTTATGTATAGTCTTAATTTTGCACCTATGCCGACTTTGATCGTATTGCAAGGTGCTTCATTTGGCGGCGCTTTAGGCCTAATTTGTTGTTGTGATATTGCGGTGGCCTCTGAGGATGCTAAGTTTTGCTTAAGTGAAGTAAAGCTAGGATTGATCCCATCCGTTATTAGCCCGTATGTGATTAATGCGATAGGTCAGAGGCAGGCTCGTCGCTATTTTATAACGGCCGAAACATTTGATGCTACGGAGGCTAAAGCGATCGGGCTTATTCATAGCATTGCCGACGATCCACTCGCCTTTGTCGATGGCTTGGTATTAAAATTACTTAACAATGGTCCAGAAGCGATTAAAGAGGCGAAACAATTGATATTTGACGTATCTGGCAAAGCGATAGAGCCTGAATTGCTCCGTGACACTGCAGAGCGAATTGCCTATAAACGTGTTTCCAAAGAAGGACAAGATGGGCTAAATGCTTTTTTATCAAAAAGTCCGCCCTCTTGGATCCATGAATAG
- a CDS encoding PaaI family thioesterase — translation MVQLATDLPGRHLSDYALQLTDELLQHAYQQFCGIEIIEQIPGYCKTRLKVTDNVDNLSNTLHGGVIYSMLDVTSMFATIAVLQDGEYAITNSFSCNVLSATNRGAWVEFEASIIRNGRNMLFSDCKAFKIGSDGEKKLIATAQLSKFKRLQDLNAV, via the coding sequence ATGGTTCAATTAGCAACAGATTTACCTGGCAGGCACTTATCGGACTATGCCTTGCAGCTCACCGATGAGTTGTTACAGCATGCATATCAACAATTTTGTGGTATTGAAATTATCGAACAAATACCTGGGTATTGTAAAACACGTCTAAAAGTAACTGATAATGTGGATAATCTTAGCAACACCTTACACGGTGGGGTGATTTATTCGATGCTAGATGTGACCAGTATGTTTGCCACTATCGCGGTGTTACAAGATGGCGAATATGCCATTACGAACAGCTTTTCATGCAATGTATTATCGGCGACCAATCGTGGCGCGTGGGTTGAGTTTGAAGCATCGATAATTCGGAATGGCCGCAATATGTTATTCAGTGACTGCAAAGCATTTAAAATCGGAAGTGATGGTGAAAAAAAATTAATTGCTACTGCACAGCTGAGTAAATTTAAAAGGCTACAGGATCTTAACGCGGTATAA
- a CDS encoding acyl-CoA dehydrogenase family protein encodes MKKSLFEHALTMFARDHIELFIGQWEAQKSYPRSLHQRAAQNRILNLGHDDLDTMFNDVERAALLVATVTKYGSQGLAMGLGSHLVSLSALHQHNKGRFNEVIKDVLAGDKFISLAITEPQAGSDVGAIETVAQLQGETEQFLISGHKRYICGGMRADYFITLAKYKTHSDHEYSFGLFLVEAVIGQVERQIIPCLGWHCLDVSSVTFNQVPATLIADKHASLDTLRGMLKRERINLAVMANAESAELIQHSVKYSKSRQIHGQPLYKKQSILHRLAEMKTRDTVSRSYTKQCIQALRQETLSDAETCIAKNVAVSSLAYISTQAVQILGARGCEIGSVAERSFRDSKILALGGGTTEVMNNIIGKAVLQND; translated from the coding sequence ATGAAAAAATCGCTATTTGAGCATGCTTTGACGATGTTCGCTCGGGATCATATTGAGTTATTCATTGGACAATGGGAAGCGCAAAAATCTTATCCCCGTAGTCTACATCAACGTGCCGCACAGAACCGTATTTTAAACTTAGGGCACGATGATTTAGACACGATGTTTAACGATGTCGAACGTGCTGCGCTACTGGTGGCAACCGTGACCAAATACGGCAGTCAAGGGCTCGCAATGGGGTTAGGGTCGCATCTTGTTAGCCTGAGTGCATTACATCAACATAATAAGGGACGGTTTAATGAGGTGATCAAAGACGTGTTAGCGGGGGATAAATTTATTTCCCTGGCGATTACCGAACCTCAGGCTGGTTCTGACGTGGGAGCCATCGAGACAGTGGCACAATTACAGGGAGAGACGGAACAATTCTTGATTTCAGGTCATAAACGCTACATCTGTGGAGGCATGCGGGCAGATTACTTTATAACGTTAGCGAAATATAAAACGCACTCTGACCATGAATATTCATTCGGTCTGTTTCTGGTTGAGGCTGTGATTGGCCAGGTGGAACGGCAGATAATACCCTGTTTAGGCTGGCACTGTCTTGATGTCTCATCCGTTACCTTTAACCAGGTGCCGGCCACATTAATCGCAGATAAACATGCCAGCCTAGACACCCTGCGGGGGATGTTGAAACGCGAACGTATAAACCTTGCCGTAATGGCGAATGCGGAATCCGCAGAGCTTATTCAGCACAGCGTTAAATACAGCAAGTCCCGTCAAATTCATGGCCAGCCATTATATAAAAAGCAGTCCATTTTGCACCGTTTGGCAGAAATGAAAACCCGAGATACGGTATCACGATCTTATACCAAACAGTGCATCCAAGCGCTACGGCAAGAGACGTTAAGTGATGCTGAAACCTGCATCGCAAAAAATGTGGCGGTATCTTCGTTAGCATATATTTCAACTCAGGCGGTACAGATTTTGGGTGCCAGAGGGTGTGAAATAGGTTCCGTGGCAGAACGTTCATTTCGTGATAGCAAAATTCTGGCCCTCGGTGGCGGAACGACAGAAGTAATGAATAACATCATTGGCAAAGCAGTATTGCAGAATGACTAA
- a CDS encoding FAD-dependent monooxygenase, giving the protein MKIGIIGAGLNGLVSALLLKKFGHDVEVFERSIEPRDSGTGIYVWPQGVQILKFIMNSGHFMTQGQAIKYLVTNNQRGQEVHRQSVNMPGLDFPAPAIMFERQQLFQLLREALGDDAIHYGAACTHVINRDDKAVIEINHSELKEFDLVIGADGISSKVREFVTHQQPYYTGVMASRGVLQFHSANLEADACQIYAHKNARLVTYPLNNDTNYRYWFIAYKHDLNDKALNKEELVTRLAGLPTELLEMVSRTQEKDMLTNPLKAMNPEKPWYKGRCVLLGDSIHGMLPTLGYGLTLGLENCFMLAQAINGNCFDDIAPALKRYESRVSVRSQKMLKVMEELTDLFYFQDDAVENADQLKKVMAEFYSLAETAAF; this is encoded by the coding sequence ATGAAAATTGGCATTATAGGGGCGGGACTGAATGGGCTGGTCAGTGCGTTATTACTCAAAAAATTCGGTCATGATGTTGAAGTATTTGAGCGTTCTATTGAACCTCGAGATTCTGGTACCGGTATTTATGTTTGGCCCCAAGGTGTACAAATACTGAAGTTCATTATGAACAGCGGACATTTCATGACACAGGGACAGGCGATAAAGTATTTAGTAACCAATAATCAACGCGGCCAGGAAGTGCATCGGCAGTCGGTCAATATGCCCGGTCTAGACTTCCCCGCGCCTGCGATTATGTTCGAGCGTCAGCAGTTATTCCAATTATTAAGAGAGGCGTTGGGGGATGACGCGATCCATTACGGTGCGGCTTGCACCCATGTGATTAATCGCGATGATAAAGCGGTGATTGAAATCAATCACAGTGAATTAAAAGAATTTGATCTGGTCATTGGTGCCGATGGTATATCGTCGAAAGTAAGAGAGTTTGTGACCCATCAGCAACCCTATTATACCGGCGTCATGGCGTCACGTGGTGTACTGCAGTTTCACAGTGCCAATTTAGAAGCGGATGCCTGCCAAATTTATGCGCATAAGAATGCGAGATTGGTGACATACCCACTCAATAATGACACCAACTATCGCTATTGGTTTATTGCTTATAAGCATGACTTAAATGATAAGGCATTGAATAAAGAAGAGTTAGTGACGAGATTAGCCGGGTTGCCGACTGAATTGCTTGAGATGGTATCGCGTACCCAAGAAAAAGACATGCTGACTAACCCACTTAAAGCAATGAACCCAGAGAAACCCTGGTACAAAGGACGTTGCGTATTACTGGGGGACAGTATCCACGGTATGTTACCTACTTTAGGCTATGGCCTAACGCTGGGATTAGAAAACTGTTTTATGCTGGCGCAAGCGATCAATGGTAATTGTTTTGATGATATAGCACCGGCGTTAAAGCGTTATGAATCACGTGTTTCAGTGCGTTCTCAGAAGATGTTAAAGGTGATGGAAGAATTGACCGATCTATTTTATTTTCAAGATGATGCCGTGGAAAATGCTGACCAGTTAAAAAAGGTGATGGCAGAATTTTACAGTCTTGCTGAAACGGCCGCTTTTTAG
- the asnB gene encoding asparagine synthase (glutamine-hydrolyzing), whose amino-acid sequence MCGFLTVYSSNTAEQVSAEQVKRGINEIKHRGPDENCVWESEDSRMIMGHARLSIIGLDNGLQPIHNIDNSIHIVVNGEFYDFERIRDELKLQGCQFKTASDSEIALHLYSLYGTKGLHQLRGEFSLVIFDQCQNTVIAMRDRAGVKPLFFSEYQGRYYFASEIKAIIGAGVEAVWDESSYNSRAFYLSNHTLFKDIKSVAAGHMMTVTPSGATDACYWDIDYKDAETLNASNVSDEDYIKQVHDSIETAVKLRLRSDVPVGIYLSGGVDSSAILGMATQLSGRPLDAFNLSFGEMEDYDENRFARLAAETHGAKFHTINVTQKDLADNFEKAVWHNETPFFNAHGVAKYILSGIVEKSGHKVVLTGEGADEVFGGYPHFKRDMALFNSQNQDPEVIESMLEKIKKNNTGYTHQGLPKDIEWLTEQLGHGVSWLDNQAGWFKELQGVYSDSQIEKFGQVEPYRLFFNQLDHRKLESIDPVHRSMYLWAKSFLPNFVLTTLGDRMEMAHSIEGRIPLLDHHVMELAAQLPVHLKIRGNTEKYVFREAMKKYLPHELYTRKKHYFRAPPSTLLQKGPLFELVNDTLNSSDLDRIPFFNAAKVRALLAELPTMSPQRQALLDPMLMELTSLCMLQRKFNMKTESIKYKVAA is encoded by the coding sequence ATGTGTGGTTTTTTAACAGTATATAGTTCAAATACAGCCGAGCAGGTGAGTGCCGAGCAAGTTAAACGCGGTATCAATGAGATAAAGCACCGTGGCCCTGATGAGAACTGCGTATGGGAATCTGAAGATAGTCGGATGATTATGGGGCATGCAAGGTTAAGTATTATTGGTTTAGATAATGGACTTCAGCCGATACACAACATCGATAATTCTATTCATATTGTCGTGAATGGCGAATTTTACGATTTTGAACGTATTCGTGACGAGCTTAAATTGCAAGGTTGTCAATTTAAAACCGCATCAGACAGTGAGATTGCGTTACATCTATATAGCTTATATGGCACCAAAGGACTGCACCAATTACGTGGTGAATTCTCATTAGTTATTTTTGATCAGTGTCAAAATACGGTAATTGCAATGCGTGATAGAGCGGGTGTTAAACCACTCTTTTTTAGTGAATATCAAGGTCGATATTATTTTGCTTCAGAAATAAAAGCCATCATAGGTGCTGGTGTTGAAGCCGTTTGGGATGAATCTTCTTATAACTCTCGTGCTTTTTATTTAAGTAATCATACATTGTTTAAAGATATCAAGTCAGTAGCCGCGGGTCATATGATGACTGTCACGCCATCAGGCGCGACAGACGCTTGTTATTGGGATATTGATTATAAAGATGCAGAGACTTTGAATGCGTCAAACGTGTCAGATGAAGATTACATAAAACAGGTGCATGACTCGATTGAAACCGCGGTAAAATTACGCCTTAGATCGGATGTTCCCGTTGGTATATACCTCAGTGGTGGTGTTGATTCGTCGGCGATATTAGGCATGGCAACACAGTTATCCGGACGGCCATTAGATGCGTTTAACTTATCGTTTGGAGAGATGGAAGATTACGATGAAAACCGCTTTGCTCGGTTAGCCGCAGAAACACATGGTGCAAAATTTCATACGATTAACGTGACCCAAAAGGATCTCGCAGATAATTTCGAAAAAGCCGTCTGGCATAACGAAACGCCTTTCTTTAACGCGCACGGTGTAGCTAAATATATTTTAAGTGGCATCGTTGAAAAGTCTGGACATAAAGTCGTGTTAACGGGCGAAGGTGCCGATGAAGTATTTGGTGGTTACCCTCATTTCAAACGTGATATGGCATTATTTAATTCACAAAATCAAGATCCTGAAGTCATTGAAAGCATGTTAGAGAAGATCAAAAAGAATAACACTGGCTATACGCATCAGGGTCTTCCTAAAGATATTGAGTGGCTGACGGAACAACTCGGTCACGGGGTATCTTGGCTTGATAATCAAGCGGGCTGGTTTAAAGAACTGCAAGGCGTTTATTCAGATTCACAAATTGAGAAATTTGGACAGGTTGAACCGTACCGATTATTCTTCAATCAATTGGACCATCGCAAACTAGAGTCTATTGATCCCGTTCATCGCTCAATGTATTTATGGGCCAAATCATTCCTGCCTAATTTTGTCTTAACGACTCTGGGAGACCGGATGGAAATGGCCCACAGCATTGAAGGCCGTATCCCCTTGTTGGACCATCATGTGATGGAGCTAGCTGCGCAGTTACCTGTGCACCTGAAAATCCGTGGTAATACTGAGAAATATGTTTTCCGAGAAGCCATGAAAAAATATTTACCGCATGAATTATACACGCGCAAAAAACATTATTTCCGAGCACCACCTTCAACATTGCTGCAAAAAGGCCCTCTTTTTGAGCTTGTTAACGATACATTGAATTCATCAGACCTTGATCGCATCCCGTTCTTTAATGCGGCTAAAGTCAGAGCCTTGCTTGCCGAATTACCGACTATGTCGCCGCAAAGGCAAGCATTGCTTGATCCTATGCTGATGGAGTTGACTAGTTTGTGTATGTTACAGCGCAAGTTCAATATGAAAACAGAATCGATAAAATACAAGGTAGCAGCATAA